One stretch of Streptomyces sp. NBC_01363 DNA includes these proteins:
- the bioB gene encoding biotin synthase BioB, with the protein MDLLNTLADKGLRRELPTREEALAVLATSDDDLLEVVAAAGKVRRQWFGRRVKLNYLVNLKSGLCPEDCSYCSQRLGSKAEILKYTWLKPDEASKAAAAGVAGGAKRVCLVASGRGPTDRDVDRVSETIEAIKEQNEGVEVCACLGLLSDGQADRLRSAGADAYNHNLNTSEGTYGDITTTHTYADRVETVHQAQAAGLSACSGLIAGMGESDADLVDVVFSLRELDPDSVPVNFLIPFEGTPLAKEWNLTPQRCLRILAMVRFVCPDVEVRLAGGREVHLRSMQPLALHLVNSIFLGDYLTSEGQAGQTDLDMIADAGFEVEGAGTTTLPTHRAQPGGGCGSHDGGCAPCGEAPAEAEAESQEAPAARTDLVAVRRRGAGTDLAPNA; encoded by the coding sequence ATGGACCTCCTGAACACGCTGGCGGACAAGGGGCTGCGGCGCGAGCTGCCGACCCGCGAAGAAGCCCTCGCCGTACTGGCGACCTCGGACGACGATCTGCTCGAAGTGGTGGCCGCGGCCGGAAAGGTGCGCCGTCAGTGGTTCGGGCGACGCGTGAAACTGAACTACCTGGTCAATCTCAAGTCCGGCCTCTGCCCCGAGGACTGCTCGTACTGCTCGCAGCGGCTCGGCTCGAAGGCCGAGATCCTCAAGTACACCTGGCTGAAACCGGACGAGGCGTCGAAGGCCGCCGCCGCCGGGGTGGCGGGCGGGGCCAAGCGGGTGTGCCTGGTGGCGAGCGGTCGTGGTCCGACGGACCGCGACGTCGACCGGGTGTCGGAGACCATCGAGGCGATCAAGGAACAGAACGAGGGCGTCGAGGTGTGCGCCTGCCTCGGTCTGCTCTCCGACGGTCAGGCCGACCGGCTGCGCTCTGCGGGCGCCGACGCGTACAACCACAACCTCAACACGTCCGAGGGGACGTACGGGGACATCACCACCACCCACACCTATGCGGACCGGGTGGAGACCGTGCACCAGGCGCAGGCCGCCGGGCTCTCGGCGTGTTCCGGGCTGATCGCCGGGATGGGTGAGAGCGACGCCGACCTGGTCGATGTCGTCTTCTCGCTGCGCGAACTGGACCCGGACTCGGTTCCGGTCAACTTCCTGATCCCGTTCGAGGGAACTCCGCTGGCCAAGGAGTGGAACCTCACCCCGCAGCGCTGCCTGCGCATTCTGGCGATGGTCCGCTTCGTCTGCCCGGATGTGGAGGTACGGCTCGCGGGCGGACGCGAGGTGCATCTGCGCTCGATGCAGCCACTGGCCCTGCACCTGGTCAACTCGATCTTCCTGGGCGACTACCTCACCAGTGAGGGGCAGGCGGGCCAGACGGATCTGGACATGATCGCGGACGCCGGTTTCGAGGTGGAGGGCGCGGGAACGACGACGCTGCCCACGCACCGGGCACAGCCGGGCGGCGGATGCGGTTCGCACGACGGCGGATGCGCCCCCTGCGGTGAAGCGCCCGCAGAGGCCGAGGCCGAGTCCCAGGAAGCGCCGGCCGCCCGTACGGATCTGGTCGCGGTCCGCCGTCGCGGCGCGGGAACGGATCTCGCCCCCAATGCCTGA
- a CDS encoding 8-amino-7-oxononanoate synthase produces MSFDPFDWIDEEARRRADAGLVRTLRPRPAASGLLDLASNDYLGLTRHPDVTAAAAEAARRWGAGATGSRLVTGSTALHAELEGELAEFCGFEAALVLSSGYAANLAAVTALTGHGSLIVSDAGNHASIVDGCRLSRAGTAVVPHADPDAVRKALRSHEGRALAVTDSVFSVDGDAAPLPGLADVCRAEGAALLVDDAHGLGVLGEGGRGALAAAGLAGGEGIVTTLTLSKSLGSQGGGVLGPARVIEHLVNTARTFIFDTGLAPAAAGAALESLRLLRREPERAGRARTVATALYEQLTAAGLTAVRPDAAVVSVRAPSADAAVRWAADCRKAGIAVGCFRPPSVPDGVSRLRLTARADLTEEQIATAVSIVRRTAPVS; encoded by the coding sequence ATGTCCTTCGACCCGTTCGACTGGATCGACGAGGAGGCGCGCCGCCGCGCCGACGCCGGACTCGTCCGTACTCTGCGCCCCCGGCCCGCCGCGTCCGGACTTCTGGACCTCGCGAGCAACGACTACCTGGGGCTGACCCGGCACCCCGACGTCACCGCCGCCGCGGCGGAGGCCGCGCGCAGGTGGGGTGCGGGCGCGACCGGATCGCGACTTGTCACCGGCTCCACCGCGCTGCATGCCGAACTCGAAGGCGAACTGGCCGAATTCTGTGGCTTCGAGGCGGCCCTGGTGCTGTCGTCCGGCTACGCGGCCAACCTCGCGGCCGTCACGGCGCTGACCGGTCACGGCTCGCTGATCGTCTCCGACGCGGGCAACCACGCCTCGATCGTGGACGGCTGCCGGTTGTCCCGTGCCGGAACCGCCGTCGTTCCGCATGCCGATCCCGACGCCGTACGCAAGGCTCTGCGGTCGCACGAGGGACGGGCGCTGGCCGTCACCGACTCGGTCTTCTCGGTCGACGGCGACGCGGCACCGCTGCCCGGACTGGCCGATGTCTGCCGCGCGGAGGGTGCCGCACTGCTCGTCGACGACGCGCACGGCCTGGGCGTGCTGGGGGAGGGCGGCCGGGGCGCGCTCGCCGCGGCCGGCCTGGCGGGCGGCGAGGGAATCGTCACCACGCTGACCCTCTCCAAGTCCCTGGGCAGCCAGGGCGGAGGGGTCCTCGGACCGGCCCGGGTCATCGAACACCTCGTCAACACGGCCCGCACGTTCATCTTCGACACCGGTCTCGCGCCGGCCGCGGCGGGCGCGGCACTGGAGAGCCTGCGGCTGCTGCGCCGCGAGCCGGAGCGGGCCGGCCGGGCCCGCACGGTCGCCACCGCGCTGTACGAGCAGCTGACCGCGGCCGGTCTGACCGCAGTGCGGCCCGACGCGGCCGTGGTCTCGGTGCGTGCCCCCTCGGCGGACGCGGCGGTGCGCTGGGCGGCCGACTGCCGCAAGGCCGGAATCGCGGTCGGCTGCTTCCGGCCCCCGTCGGTGCCGGACGGGGTGTCCCGGCTGAGGCTGACGGCGCGAGCCGATCTGACCGAGGAACAGATCGCCACCGCGGTGTCGATCGTGCGGCGGACCGCTCCCGTCAGCTGA
- a CDS encoding DUF397 domain-containing protein translates to MSECLAQHGLRWRRSSRSTGMNNCVETASSGDGRLAVRDSKDVSRPPLRFSAAAWTSFVTGLHRSPVS, encoded by the coding sequence ATGTCGGAATGCCTCGCACAGCACGGCTTACGGTGGCGGCGCAGCAGCCGCAGCACGGGTATGAACAACTGTGTGGAGACAGCGTCGTCCGGTGACGGGCGGCTGGCCGTGCGGGACTCCAAGGATGTGTCCAGGCCACCGCTGCGGTTCTCCGCGGCGGCCTGGACCTCCTTCGTCACCGGTCTGCACCGGAGCCCGGTCAGCTGA
- a CDS encoding helix-turn-helix transcriptional regulator, which produces MQHGPAVRRRKLGEELRSLRHASGLTSRDAARILGWHQSKVSRIETGVSGVRPADVTRLLDTYGVDDTQLRDLLATLAGSAGGGGTGWWHAYRGLIPPQYRDFISLESQARTARTLETSVVPGLLQTADYARAVTRASLDGLPAGQLDSLVEVRLARQGVLRTDPPLRLSAVLDEAVLRREVGGCRVMREQLRHLSRVAQLPHVQLQLLPFSVGGYAGLTGPFVIFSFPSTSDLDVVVLDHLTSSLYLERKEDLEAYSSAFRTMQAHALSPEHSLDLIAAIDRDGR; this is translated from the coding sequence ATGCAGCACGGCCCTGCGGTTCGACGCCGCAAGCTCGGGGAGGAGCTCCGGAGCCTGCGCCACGCGTCGGGACTGACCAGTCGGGACGCGGCGCGGATACTCGGCTGGCACCAGTCGAAGGTGAGCCGGATCGAGACCGGGGTGAGCGGGGTGCGGCCGGCCGATGTGACCCGGCTGCTGGACACGTACGGCGTGGACGACACCCAGCTGCGGGATCTGCTGGCCACGCTGGCGGGTTCGGCGGGCGGTGGCGGCACCGGATGGTGGCACGCCTATCGCGGTCTGATCCCGCCCCAGTACCGCGACTTCATCAGTCTGGAGTCACAGGCGCGGACCGCGCGCACGCTGGAGACCTCGGTGGTACCCGGGCTTCTCCAGACGGCCGACTACGCGCGGGCGGTGACCCGGGCCTCGCTGGACGGGCTGCCCGCGGGCCAGCTGGACTCGCTGGTGGAGGTGCGGCTCGCCCGGCAGGGGGTACTGCGGACCGATCCGCCACTGCGGCTGAGCGCGGTGCTCGACGAGGCGGTGCTGCGGCGCGAGGTCGGCGGGTGCCGGGTGATGCGGGAGCAGCTGCGCCATCTGAGCCGGGTGGCTCAACTTCCGCATGTGCAGCTCCAGTTGCTGCCGTTCTCGGTGGGCGGCTATGCCGGCCTCACCGGACCTTTCGTTATCTTCTCATTTCCGAGCACTTCTGATCTGGATGTGGTCGTTCTTGACCATTTGACGAGTAGCCTCTATCTGGAGCGGAAAGAAGACCTTGAGGCGTACAGCTCGGCCTTCCGCACGATGCAGGCACACGCGCTGTCGCCGGAGCACTCGTTGGACCTCATCGCCGCGATCGACCGCGACGGTCGGTGA
- a CDS encoding ATP-binding protein — MADHQEANVTLPSEPVSVSAARRYVARVLGDWGLATDTDFADSIQLIVSELATNAVQHTFGQSPTFTVDLRLEREEHLHLGVTDSHPRWPRRLPAAVQQDNGRGMVIIRCLAKQCGGRLTVTPTADGGKTVWIALPWSVPVQS; from the coding sequence ATGGCAGACCATCAGGAAGCAAACGTCACTCTGCCGAGCGAGCCGGTCTCGGTCTCGGCAGCCCGCAGGTACGTGGCCCGGGTGCTCGGCGACTGGGGCCTGGCCACCGACACCGATTTCGCCGACAGCATCCAGCTCATCGTCTCGGAGCTCGCGACCAACGCCGTCCAGCACACCTTCGGACAGTCGCCGACCTTCACCGTGGACCTCCGGCTGGAGCGGGAGGAGCACCTGCATCTGGGGGTGACGGACAGTCACCCCCGCTGGCCCAGGCGACTGCCCGCCGCCGTTCAGCAGGACAACGGGCGCGGCATGGTGATCATCCGCTGTCTGGCCAAGCAGTGCGGGGGCCGGCTCACCGTCACCCCCACCGCCGACGGCGGCAAGACGGTGTGGATCGCACTTCCGTGGAGCGTCCCCGTGCAGAGCTGA
- a CDS encoding LysR family transcriptional regulator → MYDPTRLAALVAVAEAGSITRAAARLGYTAPALSQQLAKLEREAGAALLVRHHRGARLTAAGELLAGRARRVLDEMDQARHELARLSGLSGGRLRVGTFTTAGIHLLPPVLTAFRRAHPDVELTVTEYEPPQGVAAVAAGEVDLALTHEYEPAAPVALPTGVFAEPLLVEELVLITAVGQMLSEGSGRLPVTELAGRPLISSAPTHPPRRGVEQALAEAGATPAVVCESPGYALVCALASAGIGMAVVPEMVAAMSPTPLSVRRLDPASFRRTISVVHRGDRASAAAATLQALLRSGFGRAGSAQRPGAEAG, encoded by the coding sequence ATGTACGACCCGACACGGCTGGCGGCACTGGTGGCGGTCGCGGAGGCCGGATCGATCACCCGGGCCGCCGCGCGGCTGGGCTACACCGCGCCGGCGCTCTCCCAGCAGCTCGCCAAGCTGGAGCGGGAGGCGGGCGCCGCGCTGCTGGTGCGCCACCACCGAGGGGCCCGGCTCACGGCCGCGGGCGAACTGCTGGCCGGACGCGCCCGGCGCGTCCTCGACGAGATGGACCAGGCCCGCCATGAGCTGGCCCGTCTCTCCGGGCTCTCCGGGGGACGCCTGCGGGTCGGCACGTTCACCACGGCGGGCATCCACCTGCTGCCGCCGGTGCTGACCGCCTTTCGGCGCGCCCACCCGGACGTGGAGCTGACGGTCACCGAGTACGAACCGCCTCAGGGCGTCGCCGCGGTGGCCGCGGGCGAAGTCGATCTGGCGCTGACCCACGAGTACGAGCCGGCTGCCCCGGTGGCCCTGCCCACCGGGGTCTTCGCCGAACCGCTGCTGGTCGAGGAGCTGGTCCTGATCACGGCGGTCGGTCAGATGCTCTCCGAAGGCAGCGGAAGGCTGCCGGTGACAGAACTGGCGGGACGGCCGCTGATCAGCAGCGCGCCGACCCATCCGCCGCGCCGCGGGGTCGAGCAGGCCCTGGCCGAGGCCGGGGCGACACCCGCCGTGGTCTGCGAGTCGCCCGGCTACGCACTGGTGTGCGCCCTGGCCAGTGCGGGCATCGGGATGGCGGTCGTCCCGGAGATGGTCGCCGCGATGTCGCCGACGCCACTGTCCGTACGGCGACTGGATCCCGCTTCCTTCCGGCGGACGATCTCGGTGGTGCACCGCGGTGACCGGGCGAGCGCCGCGGCGGCGACGCTCCAGGCACTGTTGCGCAGTGGGTTCGGGCGGGCGGGGTCGGCGCAGCGGCCGGGCGCGGAAGCCGGGTGA
- a CDS encoding LysE family translocator, with product MDAQLIAFTGVAAGMVALPGADFTVVVRNALASRTAGVASALGVAGGLLVHTALAVAGLAAVLVAVPALFRTVQLLGGAYVLYLGISALRAVRRRTPEADGPGDRHADQGRVRALRQGFLTNALNPKAPVLFLSLLPQFVPDGQPPLPRTLLLATIVVVLALVWFPAVALLVDRLGRWLRRPRTARTIEGGSGTVLTALGLVLVTGPLLH from the coding sequence ATGGACGCACAACTGATCGCCTTCACCGGGGTCGCCGCGGGAATGGTCGCGCTGCCGGGCGCGGACTTCACCGTCGTCGTACGCAACGCGCTCGCCTCCCGGACCGCGGGCGTGGCGAGCGCGCTGGGTGTGGCCGGGGGACTGCTGGTGCACACCGCCCTGGCCGTCGCCGGGCTCGCCGCCGTGCTGGTGGCGGTGCCGGCGCTCTTCCGCACCGTGCAGTTGCTCGGCGGGGCCTACGTCCTGTACCTCGGCATCAGCGCCCTGCGCGCGGTGCGGCGCCGCACCCCGGAAGCGGACGGGCCCGGGGACCGGCACGCGGACCAGGGACGCGTGCGCGCGCTGCGTCAGGGCTTTCTGACCAACGCGCTCAATCCCAAGGCGCCGGTGCTCTTCCTGAGCTTGCTGCCGCAGTTCGTCCCCGACGGGCAGCCGCCGCTGCCCAGGACCCTGCTGCTCGCGACGATCGTCGTGGTGCTGGCGCTGGTCTGGTTCCCCGCCGTGGCGCTCCTCGTGGACCGGCTGGGCCGGTGGCTGCGCCGGCCGCGTACCGCGCGCACCATCGAGGGCGGCAGCGGTACGGTGCTCACCGCGTTGGGTCTGGTGCTGGTGACCGGTCCGCTGCTGCACTGA
- a CDS encoding C40 family peptidase: MTAQVHVPSLLVRAGTASVLTLAAVGGTMFAPGAATDAQAATLSMKALNIAASKKGSPYRWGATGPNRFDCSGLTLYSFKKAGKKLPRTAQQQYNRTRHVSASHRQRGDLVFFHSGRSVYHVGIYAGNGKIWHSPRTGAVVRLEKIWTKSVYYGRVR; the protein is encoded by the coding sequence ATGACTGCGCAGGTTCATGTCCCGTCTCTGCTCGTCCGGGCCGGTACGGCCTCGGTTCTGACTCTCGCCGCCGTCGGCGGCACCATGTTCGCCCCGGGCGCCGCGACGGACGCCCAGGCGGCGACCCTGTCGATGAAGGCGCTCAACATCGCGGCATCGAAGAAGGGCTCGCCGTACAGGTGGGGGGCCACCGGCCCCAACCGCTTCGACTGCTCGGGGCTGACGCTCTATTCGTTCAAGAAAGCGGGCAAGAAGCTCCCCCGCACCGCCCAGCAGCAGTACAACCGGACCCGCCATGTCTCGGCCTCCCACAGGCAACGCGGCGACCTGGTCTTCTTCCATTCCGGCCGCAGCGTGTACCACGTGGGGATCTATGCCGGAAACGGAAAGATCTGGCACTCGCCGAGGACCGGCGCGGTGGTCCGGCTGGAGAAGATCTGGACCAAGAGCGTCTATTACGGACGGGTCCGCTGA
- a CDS encoding ATP-dependent Clp protease proteolytic subunit has protein sequence MFRPTARHVLPEFTERTTDGTRTLDPYSKLLAERIVFLGTPVDDTAASDLIAQFMYLEHAAPDRPIQLYINSPGGSFGAMSAIYDTMQYLTCEVETYCLGQAGSCASTLLAAGAPGRRHALPGARVVVRQPELTEPVQGQPSDLEIQAQELERVRTMLTALLARHTGRDAGQIADDIERDLILDAAGAQAYGLVDHVLTNRNTSLPPHGAR, from the coding sequence CTGTTCCGTCCCACCGCCCGTCATGTCCTGCCCGAGTTCACCGAGCGCACGACCGACGGGACCCGCACCCTCGACCCGTACTCCAAGCTGCTCGCCGAACGGATCGTCTTCCTCGGCACCCCGGTCGACGACACGGCGGCCTCCGATCTGATCGCGCAGTTCATGTACCTGGAGCACGCCGCCCCGGACCGGCCCATCCAGCTCTACATCAACTCCCCCGGCGGCTCGTTCGGAGCCATGTCCGCGATCTACGACACGATGCAGTACCTCACCTGCGAGGTGGAGACCTACTGCCTCGGCCAGGCCGGTTCCTGCGCCTCCACACTGCTCGCCGCGGGCGCTCCCGGCCGGCGGCACGCACTGCCCGGCGCGAGGGTCGTCGTGCGGCAGCCCGAGCTCACCGAACCGGTGCAGGGCCAGCCGTCCGATCTGGAGATCCAGGCACAGGAGCTGGAGCGGGTCCGCACGATGCTCACCGCCCTGTTGGCCCGTCACACCGGCCGCGACGCCGGGCAGATCGCCGACGACATCGAGCGCGACCTCATTCTCGACGCGGCGGGCGCTCAGGCGTACGGTCTGGTGGACCACGTCCTGACGAACCGGAACACCTCGCTCCCGCCGCACGGCGCGAGGTGA
- a CDS encoding transposase — protein MNGIEAKRRPHPSDLSDARWELIQPVLSAWRFERRGRALDFGRPPEHDLRDTMDAILHVDRTGGPVALPSARLPALGTVYGYFAKWMKEGEFVQLNGLLRQLLRQKEGRDAEPSACVIDAQSIKTSTSVPASGQGTEAGRKIARYPPSANSQNSL, from the coding sequence CTGAACGGTATTGAGGCTAAGCGACGTCCGCATCCGAGTGATCTGTCCGATGCCCGCTGGGAGTTGATCCAGCCGGTGCTGTCCGCCTGGCGTTTCGAGCGCCGGGGCAGGGCCCTGGACTTCGGCCGCCCACCCGAGCACGACCTGCGCGACACCATGGACGCGATCTTGCATGTGGACCGCACCGGGGGTCCAGTGGCGCTACCTTCCGCACGACTTCCCGCCCTGGGAACGGTCTACGGATACTTCGCGAAGTGGATGAAGGAAGGCGAGTTCGTCCAGCTCAACGGCCTGCTCAGGCAGCTCCTACGGCAGAAGGAAGGGCGGGACGCCGAACCGTCGGCCTGCGTGATCGACGCGCAGAGCATCAAGACCTCCACCAGCGTCCCCGCCTCCGGCCAGGGCACCGAAGCCGGGAGGAAGATTGCGAGATATCCGCCCTCGGCGAACAGCCAAAACAGCCTCTGA
- a CDS encoding IS4 family transposase has protein sequence MPRSGWVKPSSDVRLSDLVSVGLLTRVFPADVVDAVIEEAGRTERRHRSLPARVMAYFSIGMALYSDGSYEDVFAQLTDGLSWASGWSETFTPPSKSAIFQARSRLGFEPVRDLFARVARPLAGPGTPGSWLAGRRLVAIDGTCLDVADTAANADFFGRPASSRGERAAFPQARLVALAECGTHAVFDAVTGPCSVSEIELSRQLVGRLEPGQLVLADRGFYGFRLWQQAASTGADLLWRVKTNLRPRYLETLADGSWLARIVPTSGMNRATTEPLTVRVIDYTVDDGQGNAEEYRLLTTILDPAEAGAEDLAAAYAQRWEIETAFDELKTHQRGPRAVLRSKAPELVQQEIWGHLCCHFAIRTLMADTAAHAGHDPDRVSFVKALRIARRSVAQSAFSPSGH, from the coding sequence ATGCCGCGTTCTGGTTGGGTGAAGCCGTCGTCTGATGTCCGGTTGTCGGATTTGGTGTCTGTGGGATTGCTGACGCGAGTGTTTCCCGCAGACGTGGTTGACGCGGTGATCGAGGAGGCGGGGCGCACTGAGCGGCGTCACCGGTCGTTGCCCGCGCGGGTGATGGCGTACTTCTCGATCGGGATGGCGCTGTATTCGGATGGCTCCTACGAGGATGTGTTCGCGCAGCTCACGGACGGGCTGTCGTGGGCGTCGGGGTGGTCGGAGACGTTCACGCCGCCCTCGAAGTCGGCGATCTTCCAGGCCAGGTCTCGTCTGGGGTTCGAGCCGGTGCGGGATCTCTTCGCTCGGGTTGCGCGTCCGCTGGCGGGGCCTGGCACGCCGGGGTCGTGGCTGGCCGGGCGTCGTCTGGTGGCGATCGACGGGACGTGCCTGGATGTGGCGGACACGGCAGCCAACGCAGACTTCTTCGGGCGGCCCGCTTCCAGCCGGGGGGAGCGGGCCGCGTTTCCGCAGGCCCGCCTGGTGGCATTGGCGGAATGCGGCACCCATGCGGTCTTCGACGCTGTCACCGGTCCGTGCAGCGTGTCGGAGATCGAGTTGTCCCGGCAGCTCGTCGGGCGGCTGGAGCCGGGCCAGTTGGTCCTGGCCGACCGGGGCTTCTACGGGTTCCGCCTCTGGCAGCAGGCCGCCTCCACGGGCGCGGATCTGCTCTGGCGAGTGAAAACGAACCTGCGGCCCCGGTATCTGGAAACCCTGGCCGACGGGTCCTGGCTGGCCCGGATCGTCCCGACGTCGGGCATGAACCGGGCCACGACGGAGCCGCTCACGGTCAGAGTGATCGACTACACGGTCGATGACGGCCAGGGCAACGCCGAGGAGTACCGGCTGTTGACCACGATCCTCGACCCTGCCGAGGCCGGCGCCGAGGACCTCGCAGCCGCCTACGCCCAACGGTGGGAGATCGAGACCGCCTTCGACGAGCTGAAAACCCACCAGCGCGGGCCCCGCGCGGTACTGCGCTCGAAAGCCCCCGAGCTTGTCCAGCAAGAAATCTGGGGACACCTGTGCTGCCACTTCGCCATCCGCACCCTGATGGCTGACACTGCCGCACACGCCGGCCACGACCCCGACAGAGTCTCCTTCGTCAAAGCCCTCCGCATCGCTCGCCGTTCAGTCGCGCAGAGCGCATTTTCCCCCTCCGGGCACTGA